Proteins encoded by one window of Mesorhizobium sp. INR15:
- a CDS encoding ATP-binding protein — MKLFHSLAGRLVASLILVTVVFGLVAAAAGSITLHREINEAMDNSMQEAARRLLPLVIDDLFEHETPQAPRRLAEAVSDDEGGRLIFQVRDGGGRVLIHSYDAPAEPLTAGLTQGFFEQAGWRIYTEPAVSGTVFVQVAELETRRDEETFEAAIGFLVPMVVLTPLSAIIAWFTLTHFLRPIAALRGEISARHGDNLVPIPTEQLPSELATIAKSVNSLMRRLHMALDAEKEFTANAAHELRTPIAGALAQTERLIAEAPDEAARKRPRQIKTALSDLARLSEKLMQLARADAGMAVGGKPVDLAAVAALVITDFEQHDESRGRIHLELQTKGEPHAAIDTDALAIVLRNLIENALRHGAEAGPVIIRVGDDATLSVMNEGPIVSASSLNGLVRRFERGVTRAEGSGLGLAIVSRILQQTDATLVMNSPASGRQDGFEAVIRFPRA, encoded by the coding sequence ATGAAACTGTTCCACAGCCTCGCCGGCCGCCTGGTCGCGTCACTGATTCTTGTCACCGTCGTGTTCGGGTTGGTTGCGGCCGCCGCCGGTAGCATCACCCTGCATCGCGAAATCAATGAAGCGATGGACAACTCGATGCAGGAAGCGGCGCGCCGGCTGCTGCCGCTTGTCATCGACGATCTCTTCGAGCACGAAACACCACAGGCTCCGCGCAGGCTGGCGGAGGCGGTTTCCGACGATGAAGGCGGACGGTTGATCTTCCAGGTGCGTGACGGGGGCGGCCGTGTGCTCATTCACTCTTACGACGCGCCGGCGGAGCCGCTCACCGCCGGGCTGACGCAAGGATTCTTTGAGCAGGCAGGGTGGCGCATCTACACCGAACCAGCGGTCAGCGGCACGGTTTTCGTTCAGGTCGCCGAGCTTGAGACCCGGCGTGACGAGGAGACTTTCGAAGCCGCCATCGGCTTCCTGGTGCCGATGGTGGTGCTGACGCCATTGAGTGCCATCATCGCCTGGTTCACCCTGACGCATTTCCTCCGGCCGATCGCGGCACTGCGCGGCGAGATCAGCGCCCGTCACGGCGACAATCTCGTACCCATCCCCACCGAGCAACTCCCCTCGGAACTTGCCACCATTGCCAAATCCGTCAACAGCCTGATGCGGCGCCTGCACATGGCGCTCGATGCCGAAAAGGAATTCACCGCCAACGCGGCCCATGAGTTGCGCACGCCGATTGCCGGCGCACTGGCTCAGACCGAGCGCTTGATAGCCGAGGCGCCGGACGAGGCTGCAAGGAAGCGGCCTCGCCAGATCAAGACGGCCTTGTCCGATCTCGCCCGGCTGTCCGAAAAACTGATGCAGCTTGCGCGCGCCGATGCCGGCATGGCGGTCGGCGGCAAACCGGTCGACCTCGCTGCCGTTGCAGCACTGGTCATCACGGATTTTGAACAGCACGACGAAAGCCGTGGCCGCATCCACCTTGAACTGCAGACGAAAGGCGAGCCGCATGCGGCAATCGACACGGATGCGCTGGCCATTGTCTTGCGCAACCTCATTGAAAACGCCTTGCGGCACGGCGCCGAGGCCGGGCCGGTCATCATACGCGTCGGCGACGACGCCACGCTCAGCGTGATGAACGAAGGTCCGATCGTTTCAGCCTCGTCCTTGAATGGCTTGGTCAGGCGCTTTGAGCGCGGCGTGACTCGCGCCGAAGGATCGGGCCTCGGGCTGGCGATCGTCAGCAGGATTCTACAGCAAACCGACGCAACGCTTGTAATGAACTCACCGGCATCGGGCCGGCAGGATGGGTTCGAAGCAGTGATCCGGTTTCCCCGGGCTTGA
- a CDS encoding response regulator, whose amino-acid sequence MRVLLIEDDDVLGEAVRDHVAADSHAVDWSKTLAGARDHLDVVSYELLLLDLHLPDGRGLDFLKAFRQQGKDTPVIILTARDQLSDRIEGLNSGADDYLVKPFDLGELSARLAAVARRYAGNPNPLIRLGPIEIDQARRRVLVGGKETMLTAREWAVLEQFLGRPGATVGKGQIEDALYAFGAEIESNTVEVYISRLRRKIGREAITTIRGLGYRLASR is encoded by the coding sequence GTGCGGGTTCTGCTGATCGAGGACGATGATGTGCTGGGCGAGGCCGTGCGCGATCACGTTGCCGCCGACAGCCATGCCGTGGACTGGAGCAAGACGCTTGCTGGCGCTCGCGACCATCTCGATGTGGTGTCCTATGAACTCCTCCTGCTCGATCTGCACCTTCCCGACGGCAGGGGCCTCGATTTCCTGAAAGCGTTTCGCCAGCAAGGCAAGGATACGCCGGTGATCATCCTGACCGCCCGTGACCAGTTGTCCGACCGTATCGAGGGGCTGAACTCCGGCGCCGACGACTATCTGGTCAAGCCGTTCGATCTGGGTGAATTGTCGGCCCGCCTCGCCGCGGTCGCGCGCCGCTACGCCGGAAATCCGAATCCTCTGATCCGGCTTGGGCCAATCGAAATCGACCAGGCCCGCCGCCGTGTTTTGGTCGGCGGCAAGGAGACGATGCTGACCGCGCGCGAATGGGCTGTTCTGGAGCAGTTCCTTGGCCGGCCAGGCGCCACCGTCGGCAAAGGTCAGATCGAGGACGCGCTCTACGCCTTCGGTGCCGAGATCGAGAGCAACACCGTCGAGGTGTATATCAGCCGGCTGCGCCGCAAGATCGGACGCGAGGCGATTACCACCATAAGAGGACTGGGCTACCGCCTGGCGTCCCGATGA
- a CDS encoding PepSY domain-containing protein — protein MKKIILATFLLTGGFAGSAFAADKCDVPADQWQPREALQKKLEGEGWKVRSIKSENGCYEAKAIDAKGKKLEAVFNPKTLETVGADSDDG, from the coding sequence ATGAAGAAGATCATTCTCGCCACTTTCCTGCTCACCGGCGGCTTCGCCGGCTCGGCCTTTGCCGCCGATAAATGCGATGTGCCGGCCGACCAGTGGCAGCCGCGCGAAGCCCTGCAGAAGAAGCTGGAAGGCGAGGGCTGGAAGGTCCGCAGCATCAAGAGCGAAAACGGCTGCTACGAGGCCAAGGCGATCGACGCCAAGGGCAAGAAGCTCGAAGCCGTCTTCAACCCCAAGACGCTCGAGACCGTTGGCGCTGATTCCGACGACGGTTGA
- a CDS encoding cytochrome b/b6 domain-containing protein: protein MDATVSTGKSLVKVWSPYIRLFHWLLVLCVAVAWLSSGEIMKVHELAGYSAGILIASRLIAGLLGSRYARFRQFVRGPGAVTEYLADVAHRRERRYLGHNPAGGAMVLALLCCVAGIALTGWMQTTDAYWGVAWVEDTHKILGNGILVLIGLHVGGVLLASLRHHENLVRAMVTGRKRAPSRDDIA from the coding sequence ATGGACGCCACCGTTTCGACAGGGAAATCCCTGGTCAAGGTCTGGAGCCCTTACATCCGCCTGTTCCATTGGTTGCTGGTGCTGTGCGTGGCGGTGGCGTGGCTGTCCTCGGGCGAGATCATGAAGGTGCACGAACTGGCCGGTTATAGCGCCGGCATATTGATCGCCTCGCGGCTGATCGCCGGGCTCCTGGGATCGCGATACGCCCGGTTTCGACAGTTCGTGCGCGGTCCGGGCGCGGTGACCGAATATCTTGCCGATGTCGCGCATCGTCGCGAACGGCGCTATCTCGGTCACAATCCTGCCGGCGGCGCCATGGTGCTGGCGTTGCTGTGTTGCGTGGCCGGAATTGCGCTGACAGGCTGGATGCAGACAACCGATGCCTATTGGGGTGTGGCCTGGGTCGAGGACACGCACAAGATCCTGGGCAACGGCATCCTGGTGCTCATCGGACTGCATGTCGGCGGCGTGCTGCTGGCAAGTCTGCGCCACCACGAGAACCTTGTTCGCGCGATGGTTACGGGCCGAAAGCGGGCGCCGTCGCGGGACGATATTGCCTGA
- a CDS encoding helix-turn-helix domain-containing protein, with amino-acid sequence MADPIVAVLAFDTISPFHLSVPCLVFGTDRTPLGLPRFDLRICAIETGPVHTDAGLTVAAPYGLDGFEEADIVIVPSWTDLEAPVPAALVEALQRAHRNGALIVGLCLGTFAIAAAGLLAGRRAATHWAYADRLQALHPDITVDAEVLYIDNGDIVTSAGVAAGLDCCLHIVRGRYGAEAALRLARHIVLSPHRQGGQAQFIERPVAKTASTDRFTQALDTVRASLGEAHSLDRVADAAGLTRRTFTRRFQNSIGTSFGDWLTDQRVELAQRLLEATDKSMDVVAFEAGFGSATSLRQHFAARIRTSPAQYRREFSKGVSLA; translated from the coding sequence ATGGCCGATCCGATCGTTGCCGTCCTCGCTTTCGACACCATAAGTCCGTTCCATCTCTCGGTGCCATGCCTGGTGTTCGGCACAGACCGAACGCCGCTCGGCCTGCCGCGGTTCGACTTGCGCATCTGCGCGATCGAGACCGGGCCGGTCCACACCGACGCGGGCCTGACCGTGGCCGCGCCGTACGGGCTCGATGGTTTCGAGGAGGCTGACATCGTTATCGTGCCAAGCTGGACAGACCTGGAAGCGCCGGTGCCGGCGGCGCTGGTGGAGGCGCTGCAACGAGCCCACCGCAACGGCGCGTTGATTGTCGGCCTGTGCCTCGGCACCTTCGCCATTGCCGCCGCAGGGCTGCTTGCGGGCCGCCGTGCGGCAACACACTGGGCCTATGCCGACCGGCTGCAGGCGCTTCATCCCGACATTACCGTGGATGCCGAAGTGCTCTACATCGACAATGGCGACATCGTCACATCAGCCGGCGTGGCCGCCGGGCTCGACTGCTGCCTCCACATCGTGCGTGGCCGCTATGGCGCGGAAGCAGCACTTCGGCTGGCCCGGCACATCGTCCTTTCGCCGCATCGGCAGGGCGGGCAGGCGCAGTTCATCGAGCGGCCAGTGGCGAAGACGGCCAGCACGGACCGTTTCACGCAGGCGCTCGATACGGTGCGCGCGTCACTTGGTGAAGCGCACAGTCTCGACCGCGTCGCCGATGCCGCCGGCCTGACCCGGCGGACCTTTACCCGCCGGTTCCAGAACTCGATCGGCACCAGCTTCGGCGACTGGCTCACAGACCAGCGCGTCGAACTGGCACAGAGGCTGCTGGAGGCGACGGACAAGTCGATGGACGTTGTGGCCTTCGAAGCCGGCTTCGGCAGCGCCACGTCGCTCCGCCAGCATTTCGCCGCGCGGATCAGGACGTCGCCTGCCCAATACCGGCGCGAGTTTTCGAAAGGCGTGAGCTTGGCCTGA
- a CDS encoding cysteine hydrolase family protein, producing MSDPVNTTPRRALIVIDVQNDYDGGNLAIQHPPFRDSVVNVARAMDAAAAAGIKVVVIKQLAPETAPVFAKGSHGAELHPEIARRKRDHYVEKTMPSAFTGTDLEAWLRANAIDTIAVVGYMTHNCDLSTVIHAVHMGFAVEFLSDASGSLPYANSAGYASAEEIHRVITVIFQSRFAAVLKTADWVDGLKTGTLPERDTIVASNQRALARNAA from the coding sequence ATGTCTGACCCCGTCAACACCACACCGCGCCGCGCGCTCATCGTCATCGATGTCCAGAACGATTATGACGGCGGCAACCTCGCCATTCAGCACCCGCCTTTCCGCGACAGTGTCGTCAATGTCGCGCGTGCCATGGACGCCGCTGCCGCTGCCGGCATCAAGGTCGTGGTCATCAAGCAACTGGCGCCCGAGACGGCACCGGTCTTCGCCAAGGGCAGCCACGGCGCCGAACTGCATCCCGAGATCGCCCGGCGTAAGCGCGACCACTATGTCGAAAAGACAATGCCTTCCGCCTTTACCGGCACCGACCTCGAGGCATGGCTGCGCGCCAACGCCATCGATACGATCGCTGTCGTCGGCTACATGACGCATAATTGCGATCTGTCGACCGTCATCCACGCTGTCCATATGGGCTTTGCGGTCGAGTTCTTGTCCGATGCTTCAGGCTCTCTGCCCTATGCCAACAGCGCCGGCTATGCCTCGGCGGAGGAGATTCACCGTGTGATCACCGTCATCTTTCAGTCGCGCTTCGCCGCTGTGCTCAAGACGGCCGACTGGGTCGACGGCCTGAAGACCGGCACGTTACCGGAGCGCGACACGATCGTCGCCTCCAACCAGCGGGCGCTGGCGCGCAACGCCGCATAA
- a CDS encoding formate--tetrahydrofolate ligase, whose product MAEVKSDIEIARGAKKKQIQEIGQKIGIPTEHLLPYGHDKAKVSAEFIKSVKSNKDGKLILVTAINPTPAGEGKTTTTVGLGDGLNRIGKKAIVCIREASLGPNFGVKGGAAGGGYAQVVPMEDMNLHFTGDFHAITTAHNLLSALIDNHIYWGNELGIDTRRVAWRRVMDMNDRALREIICSLGGVANGYPREAGFDITVASEVMAILCLSTDLKDLEKRLGDIIVAYRRDKSPVYARDLKADGAMAVLLKDAMQPNLVQTLENNPAFVHGGPFANIAHGCNSVVATTTALKLADYVVTEAGFGADLGAEKFFDIKCRKAGLKPAATVIVATVRAMKMNGGVKKEDLGKENVEAVKKGCANLGRHIENIRQFGVPAVVAINHFYSDTDAEIQAMKDYVASMGEEAILCKHWAHGSAGIEELANKVVALAESGASQFAPLYPDSMPLFEKINTIVQRIYRGSEAIADKSVRDQLKAWEDAGYGHLPVCMAKTQYSFSTDPNLRGAPTGHTVPVREVRLSAGAGFVVIICGEVMTMPGLPSKPSSEKIFLNEMGQIEGLF is encoded by the coding sequence ATGGCCGAAGTGAAGTCCGACATCGAGATCGCGCGCGGCGCCAAGAAAAAGCAGATCCAGGAGATCGGCCAGAAGATTGGCATCCCCACCGAACACCTGCTGCCCTACGGCCATGACAAGGCGAAGGTTTCCGCCGAGTTCATCAAGTCGGTAAAGTCCAACAAGGACGGCAAGCTGATCCTCGTCACCGCCATCAACCCGACCCCGGCCGGCGAAGGCAAGACGACAACCACGGTCGGCCTCGGCGACGGCCTGAACCGTATCGGCAAAAAGGCGATCGTCTGCATCCGCGAAGCCTCGCTTGGCCCGAATTTCGGCGTCAAGGGCGGCGCCGCCGGCGGCGGTTACGCGCAGGTCGTGCCGATGGAGGACATGAACCTCCACTTCACCGGCGACTTCCACGCCATCACCACGGCGCATAACCTCCTGTCGGCGCTGATCGACAACCACATCTACTGGGGCAACGAGCTCGGCATCGACACCCGCCGCGTCGCCTGGCGCCGTGTCATGGACATGAACGACCGTGCATTGCGCGAGATCATCTGCTCGCTCGGCGGTGTCGCCAACGGTTATCCGCGCGAGGCTGGCTTCGACATCACCGTCGCCTCGGAAGTCATGGCGATCCTGTGCCTGTCCACCGACCTGAAGGATCTGGAAAAGCGCCTCGGCGACATCATCGTCGCTTACCGCCGCGACAAGTCGCCGGTCTATGCCCGCGACCTCAAGGCGGACGGCGCCATGGCGGTGCTGCTGAAGGACGCCATGCAGCCAAACCTCGTGCAGACGCTGGAGAACAACCCGGCCTTCGTGCATGGCGGTCCGTTCGCCAACATCGCCCATGGCTGCAACTCGGTCGTCGCCACCACGACGGCGCTGAAACTGGCCGACTATGTCGTTACCGAAGCCGGCTTCGGTGCTGATCTCGGCGCCGAGAAATTCTTCGACATCAAGTGCCGCAAGGCCGGGTTGAAGCCTGCCGCCACCGTCATCGTCGCCACCGTGCGCGCCATGAAGATGAATGGCGGCGTCAAGAAGGAAGACCTCGGCAAGGAAAATGTCGAGGCCGTCAAGAAGGGCTGCGCCAACCTTGGCCGCCACATCGAGAACATCCGCCAGTTCGGCGTGCCAGCGGTGGTTGCCATCAACCACTTCTATTCCGACACCGACGCCGAGATCCAGGCAATGAAGGACTATGTCGCCTCGATGGGCGAAGAGGCGATCCTGTGCAAGCACTGGGCCCACGGCTCCGCCGGTATTGAGGAACTCGCCAACAAGGTGGTGGCGCTGGCTGAATCCGGCGCCTCACAGTTCGCACCGCTCTATCCCGACTCCATGCCGCTGTTCGAAAAGATCAACACCATCGTCCAGCGCATCTATCGCGGCTCGGAAGCGATCGCCGACAAGTCGGTGCGCGACCAGCTCAAGGCCTGGGAAGATGCCGGCTACGGCCACCTCCCGGTCTGCATGGCCAAGACGCAGTACTCGTTCTCGACCGATCCGAACCTACGCGGCGCGCCGACCGGCCACACCGTGCCGGTGCGTGAGGTCAGGCTGTCGGCCGGCGCCGGTTTCGTCGTCATCATCTGCGGCGAGGTCATGACCATGCCGGGTCTGCCGAGCAAGCCGTCGTCGGAAAAGATATTCCTCAACGAAATGGGCCAGATCGAAGGCCTGTTCTAG
- a CDS encoding DUF2333 family protein, whose translation MLDPIVNFFTRIFQWIGRGIGLLIGVILWPVMWTGRWYTQRGWILKAVVGLALLVLIGLYANFFYATQWWNNFNPSYPDTYTFEKRNVSAGEQVAAGTGTDTAKTCGNSGIAQVAADLTDFNVNQNAWISSMILYKVGLFGIDWDSTPWMDNKASFQRGINQAVRRTATELADNLGRVRTTSQIDTDLQDARGNLQFDEYTWYFGLSPFGPKTPTPSYYRDAVRKLRSFNARLATCQATFDARADNLKQYIDRIASDIGSTSAILKERAENHNDGWFDFRADDRYWFAYGQLYAYYGLMKGAQADFEDVLKEKHLQSLWDTMDAQFVSALKIQPFIIANGREDGWLLPTHLTTMGFYVLRVRSNMVEISNVLTQ comes from the coding sequence ATGCTCGATCCGATCGTGAATTTCTTCACCCGGATTTTCCAATGGATCGGCCGCGGCATCGGCCTTCTGATCGGCGTTATCCTGTGGCCCGTCATGTGGACGGGACGCTGGTACACGCAGCGCGGCTGGATTCTGAAGGCGGTTGTCGGCCTGGCCTTGCTGGTCTTGATCGGCCTTTACGCCAACTTCTTCTACGCTACCCAGTGGTGGAACAATTTCAACCCGAGCTATCCCGACACCTACACGTTCGAGAAACGCAACGTTTCCGCCGGCGAACAGGTGGCGGCGGGCACGGGTACCGATACGGCCAAGACCTGTGGAAATTCCGGCATCGCTCAGGTGGCCGCCGACCTGACCGACTTCAATGTCAACCAGAATGCCTGGATCTCGTCGATGATCCTCTACAAGGTCGGCCTGTTCGGCATCGACTGGGACAGCACGCCCTGGATGGACAACAAGGCCTCGTTCCAGCGCGGCATCAACCAGGCGGTAAGGCGCACCGCGACCGAACTCGCCGACAATCTCGGCCGTGTCAGGACGACATCGCAGATCGACACCGACCTGCAGGATGCGCGCGGCAATCTGCAGTTCGACGAATACACCTGGTACTTTGGCCTGAGCCCGTTTGGCCCGAAGACACCAACGCCAAGCTACTATCGCGACGCGGTGCGCAAGCTGCGCTCGTTCAACGCCCGCCTCGCCACCTGCCAGGCGACATTCGACGCCCGCGCCGACAATCTGAAACAGTATATCGACCGCATCGCATCCGACATCGGCTCGACCTCGGCGATCCTCAAGGAGCGCGCCGAGAACCACAACGATGGCTGGTTCGACTTCCGTGCCGACGACCGCTACTGGTTCGCCTATGGCCAGCTTTACGCCTATTACGGACTGATGAAGGGCGCGCAGGCCGACTTCGAGGACGTGCTCAAGGAGAAGCACCTGCAGAGCCTTTGGGACACGATGGACGCGCAGTTCGTGTCGGCGCTGAAGATACAGCCCTTCATCATCGCCAATGGCCGCGAGGACGGCTGGCTGCTGCCGACGCATCTGACGACGATGGGCTTCTATGTGCTCAGGGTGCGTTCCAACATGGTCGAGATCAGCAACGTGCTGACCCAGTAG
- a CDS encoding DUF6638 family protein: MSPAKKPDLLRDNELIYGRLLTIDEPHLIQRYNKALEAFGKKPTKLKSFQIDRTGFSPEVAEECGDYDYLDPDEVNRRFIILTPSQIDLPVVHTAFSNTSQLMFEFMTKNQRAIDALTIKDVIYGEIEDSVPKVNDIEDLLSISQVEFKVLSAEDVLGKAAELGKLVDRLKQEPNAWRDNTMLTRMVELAKVCGDIRENALVPDQVIFRHNAYWTSHFGGLYVFVDPDMTTVISDPAAPGFRRSRPWQVSYISITDADKVFKFLASTGRIELPRASWIETSGYLEHRAEMVVRALIRDADPGRNLTDVDKVWLQTWIQSHADMITKDGNFPFLNAAKREIAQLGHLKIEDVLPRQRFLVIRGKPDHPDAWLTNRLISDFVPSDFVSRYIFNKDGFYKDYEGFSDAWRSHVVDVLKTTYLKDKVAFRTRLYGLTD, from the coding sequence ATGAGCCCCGCTAAAAAACCCGATCTCCTGCGTGACAATGAGCTGATCTACGGCCGGCTGCTGACGATCGACGAGCCGCATCTCATCCAGCGCTACAACAAGGCTCTGGAGGCGTTCGGCAAGAAGCCGACGAAGTTGAAGAGTTTCCAGATCGACCGCACCGGTTTCTCACCCGAAGTGGCCGAGGAGTGCGGCGACTACGACTATCTTGATCCAGACGAGGTCAACCGGCGCTTCATCATCCTGACGCCGTCGCAGATCGATCTACCGGTGGTGCACACAGCCTTCTCCAACACGTCGCAATTGATGTTCGAGTTCATGACCAAGAACCAGCGCGCCATCGACGCGCTGACCATCAAGGATGTCATCTACGGCGAGATCGAGGATTCCGTTCCCAAGGTCAACGACATCGAGGATCTGCTGTCGATCAGCCAGGTCGAGTTCAAGGTCCTGTCGGCGGAAGACGTGCTTGGCAAGGCCGCAGAGCTCGGCAAGCTCGTCGACCGGTTGAAGCAGGAACCCAACGCCTGGCGCGACAACACCATGCTGACCCGCATGGTGGAACTGGCCAAGGTCTGCGGCGACATCCGCGAGAATGCGCTGGTGCCCGACCAGGTGATCTTCCGCCACAACGCCTACTGGACCAGCCATTTTGGCGGTCTCTACGTGTTCGTCGACCCAGACATGACGACGGTGATCAGCGATCCGGCGGCGCCCGGCTTTCGCCGTTCGCGGCCATGGCAGGTCAGCTACATCTCGATCACCGACGCCGACAAGGTGTTCAAGTTCCTCGCCTCCACCGGCCGTATCGAACTGCCGCGCGCGTCGTGGATCGAAACATCAGGATATCTCGAACACCGCGCCGAGATGGTGGTGCGCGCGCTGATCCGCGATGCCGATCCCGGGCGCAACCTGACCGACGTCGACAAGGTCTGGCTACAGACCTGGATCCAGAGCCATGCCGACATGATCACCAAGGATGGCAATTTCCCCTTCCTCAACGCCGCCAAGCGCGAGATCGCCCAGCTTGGCCATCTCAAGATCGAGGATGTGCTTCCACGGCAGCGTTTCCTGGTGATCCGTGGCAAGCCTGATCATCCAGACGCCTGGCTGACCAACCGGCTGATCTCGGATTTCGTGCCGTCGGACTTCGTCTCACGCTACATCTTCAACAAGGACGGCTTCTACAAGGACTATGAAGGCTTCAGCGACGCCTGGCGATCGCATGTTGTGGACGTTCTCAAAACCACATATTTGAAAGACAAGGTGGCGTTTCGCACGCGCCTCTATGGCCTGACGGACTGA